The following are encoded in a window of Bacillus sp. SORGH_AS_0510 genomic DNA:
- a CDS encoding DUF3231 family protein: MDYIKLTSTDIAALWKTHIQGTAERCFLQHFLQYLQDEEIKSIVEEAKALVDTIIGKIEGILEKENFPIPKGFSDKDVDLYAPALFTDLFALSFVYRGGQVKMPHFTNTLSKVSRLDIFEFLKECLYGETELHKKAFALMLSKGLYDAPPKMEYPKTIEFVQHEPTLINSWFGEKRPINCMEMAELFQDIERNATGLVLLKGLIQVSKNKEIKEYLLKGKNLAENQIKTFNKLLDENDNFIGTPVPLEVTNSTISPFSEKLIMFFVSSANSIAISTLGDALSVSLRKDIAATFTLFFMEVMKYGDEGLKLMIKRGWLEQPPQPIDRRGFYQ; encoded by the coding sequence ATGGATTATATTAAGCTTACTAGCACAGATATTGCTGCACTTTGGAAAACGCATATTCAAGGTACAGCCGAAAGATGTTTTCTTCAACATTTTTTACAATACCTTCAAGATGAGGAAATAAAATCAATTGTTGAAGAAGCCAAGGCTCTGGTTGATACTATAATCGGTAAAATTGAAGGAATTCTTGAAAAGGAAAACTTCCCCATACCAAAGGGTTTTTCAGATAAAGATGTTGATTTATACGCACCCGCCCTATTCACAGACTTATTTGCACTAAGTTTCGTGTATCGTGGTGGACAAGTAAAAATGCCACATTTTACTAATACTCTCTCAAAGGTATCTAGGTTAGACATTTTTGAGTTTTTGAAAGAATGTCTATACGGGGAGACTGAATTACACAAAAAAGCATTTGCTCTTATGTTGTCAAAAGGCTTATATGATGCACCTCCGAAGATGGAATATCCAAAAACTATTGAGTTTGTTCAGCATGAACCTACCTTAATAAACTCATGGTTTGGAGAGAAAAGACCAATAAACTGTATGGAAATGGCTGAGCTTTTTCAAGATATTGAAAGAAATGCTACTGGTTTAGTTCTTTTAAAGGGATTAATACAGGTATCAAAAAATAAGGAAATAAAAGAGTATTTATTAAAAGGGAAAAACCTAGCTGAAAATCAAATAAAAACATTTAATAAGTTGCTGGATGAAAATGATAATTTCATTGGAACTCCAGTACCATTAGAGGTTACAAATTCAACAATCTCGCCGTTTTCTGAAAAACTAATAATGTTTTTCGTTAGTTCTGCAAACTCAATCGCTATTTCTACACTTGGAGATGCTTTGTCAGTGTCGTTGAGAAAGGATATAGCAGCAACTTTTACTCTCTTCTTTATGGAAGTAATGAAATACGGCGACGAAGGTCTTAAACTTATGATTAAACGAGGTTGGTTGGAACAGCCCCCACAACCGATTGATAGAAGAGGATTTTATCAATAA